TTCGGTCCGGTGGTCGCGCGCAACGCGAAGAATGTCGACAACTCCCTGCGGATCTGGTTCGAGAAGGGCGATGCCGACTACGCCCGCTACAACGCCTTCAAGGAAGAGTTCGAATCCGACGAGCTCATCATGGTCACCATCGAGGTGCCCGAGGGCGACGTCTTCACCCCGCGTTACCTGAACCTGCTCGACGAGATCTCCGACGCCATGGAAGGCGTCGTGGACATCGAGGATGTTCAGTCGATCATCACGCAGAACCATGTGCGCGGCAACGACGAGGGCCTGGTGATCGAGCCCGTGGTGGACCTCGATGAAGAACTCACTCCCGAGGTGCTCGCAAAGGCGCGCGAGCTGGCGCTCAGCGAAGAGACCTTCGTCGGGTTCCTGATCTCCGGTGATGGCAAGGTTGCCAACGTCGCCGGCACGATCATCCCGACCGAGGACAAGGACGTCAAACGC
The sequence above is drawn from the Chrysiogenia bacterium genome and encodes:
- a CDS encoding MMPL family transporter → MDENIWQRLAGLVIRFRWVVIAVFVGALGYFGPVVARNAKNVDNSLRIWFEKGDADYARYNAFKEEFESDELIMVTIEVPEGDVFTPRYLNLLDEISDAMEGVVDIEDVQSIITQNHVRGNDEGLVIEPVVDLDEELTPEVLAKARELALSEETFVGFLISGDGKVANVAGTIIPTEDKDVKRRIVNDVWAAVKPIEKANPDVTFVYSGAPMFDVAFDDMAVADGEMFFPLTLALVCLILFVVFRRPSMAILPVIVMGAVITYVWGTYFAMGESMNMA